CGTCATAGTTTTTCAGCCAGAAATACGCGAAATTCTGGATCGAGCTTCCCCGATTCGTTATCTGCGCGGCCGGCAAAACTACGATATACAGCCCGATCTTGTCGACGAATTGGTCACGGCAGTGGCGGAGCTGATTCGACTCAGGCTGGGAGCGCTCATTGTTTTTCAGCGTGGGAACCGCCTGGGAGATGTGATCATTCACGGCAAGCTCATCGATGGTGTAGTTTCAGCCGATGCGCTGGTCATGATCTTTCAGAAGACTTCACCTCTCCATGACGGAGCGGTTCTCATCAGCAACGGGAGGATCAAATCCGCGGGTTGTATTCTTCCCCTTTCAAAGGACCAGGACCTCGCGTCCACGTATGGAACTCGTCATCGAGCAGCAGTAGGACTGACTGAAAGGACGGATGCCTTCTGTGTCGTGGTATCGGAAGAGCGGGGAGAGGTCTCGGTCGTGGAAAACCGCGAGATCACGAACTTCAAGAAGAAAGGTGAATTCCGGAGCGCCCTGGAACGAGGATTCGCGCGTATATCCAATTCAGAACAGCCTGTCCGCCGTGGTGTTCTGACTCTCATACTCTCGAACTGGCGCATGAAGGTGCTGTCAGCGGGGGTGGCTTTTTTCCTGTGGTTCATCGTAGTCGGTCCTCAACGGTCCGAGGTGGGCATGTCAGTCCCGATCCAATATACGAATTTGCCGGCGGCCATGGAAATCACCGGCCAATGGATGGATCGAATCGATCTGAGGCTCCGCGGGTCCGAAGCGGGACTTGCAAACCTCAACCCGGGTTCGGTCAGGGCAATTGTCGATCTGAGCACGGTTGTACAGGGTTTGAACTGTTTTCGCTTGACCGAGAAGAGCATCCAGGTTCCTCCCGGAATAACCATCTCGCAAATACGACCTTCAGATTTGTATTTGAACATAGAGGCAGCATCAGCGAAAAAGATGACCGTTGTGCCTACGATTGTGGGAAAACTCGCTGAAAATACGAAAGTTGTGGTGACTCCCCCTGAGGTTATGGTAAAGGCTCTTCAGGGAAACTTGAGACGGGTCGCCTCCGTCACGACGGAACCGGTCAATGCAGTCGAATTGCATGCCAAAGGACGCATCCTGGTTCCGGTGATCGTCAAACCGGATGGTCTGAGAGTCGATTCCATAGATCCCATCCAGATAAACGTAAGTATTGAAGCCGAAAAATAAACGTCCAACTTCTCTCCTTGCGGCCTGACCAGTTATGAGTATTTTTGCAAGAATTTTAGACCTGTTGGGGATTGCTGACGGCTTGAGAGTGGATTTGGCCATGGATCTCGGAACGGCCAACACGCTCATCTACGTTAAAGGTAAGGGAATTATCGTTAACGAACCGTCTGTTGTAGCCCTTGAAGTAAACACGAAGAAGGTTGCGGCAATAGGAAGGACCGCTCGGCAGTTTCTCGGAAGAACACCAGCCCATCTACGAGCTGAGAGACCTTTGAAAGATGGAGTCATTGCAGATTTCGATGCAGCAATGGCTATGATCCGGGGGTTTCTGGAAAAAGCGTTCACCCCGAGGCTTTGGATTAACCCGAGAGTCGTTATCGGCGTACCCTCAGGGATCACCCAGGTAGAGAAAAGGGCAGTAAGAGATTCGGCTTACCAGGCTGGGGCAAAGCAGATCTTTCTGTTGGAAGAACCCATGGCCACGGCTTTAGGAGCCGGATTGGATGTGGACATGCCAGTGGGCAACATGGTTGTGGATATCGGAGGTGGAACCACTGAAGTGGCAATAATCTCCCTTTCTGCCACCACGTATTGTGAGTCTATCAGGGTCGCAGGCGATGAAATGGATGATGCCATTCTGCGCTATCTTCAGCGAACCATGCGGGTCGAGATCACTCCCGAACTTGCAGAAGAGATAAAGATTCGCGTTGGGTCTGCATGGCGTCATGGAAACGAGAAGAAGATGTCCATCACGGGAAAGGAAGTCGGCAAAGGCGGCCCTCGGACGGTTGAGGTGACCTCGTCACATGTTGCCGAAGCCCTGGAAGAACCGGTGGACATTATTCTCGAGACGATTCGCAGAGCTTTGGAAAACGCTCCACCCGCTCTCCTGGCGGATGTAAAAGAAAGAGGGCTGATATTGTCCGGAGGAGGAGCACTCCTTTCCGGATTGGATTCTCTCATTCACAAAATGACGGGAATTCGGGCCTATACTGCTGACGATCCACTCACTACCGTAGTTCGGGGCTGCGGCATGGCTATCGAGAATCTTCCCCGATGGGAACGTATCTTTCTGAGTTGAAAAAGAGGGGTCATTTCGCTCATGGACGAACGAGACAAGGAACTGCTTAACCTTATACAAGCGGAATTTCCCGTTGAACCGCATCCGTACCGAGTGCTCGGCGAAAAACTGGAAATGACCGAGGAAGAAGTCCTGAACCGCATAGCATCCTTGAGAAACGAAGGGATAATCCGGCGGATGGGAGCATCGATCAATTCCCGCAGAGTAGGGTACGTAAGCACGTTGCTGGCGGCGAAGGTGCCTCAGGATAAATTCGATTTCTTTGTGCAAACCGTAAATGCCTGCCCCGGAGTGACTCACAATTACGAACGGAAACACAAATATAACGTCTGGTTTACTCTGATTTCTCCTTCCCTTGCAGAAAAGGAACGTACAATACAAGAACTCTCCGATTCCACCGGCGTACCCATTCTCGAATTGCCCGCCCGCAGAATCTTCAAAATTCGAGTTGATTTCAAGTTTTAGCCTCCAACCGAAAAAGCAGGACATGAAACTATTATTAAAACTAAACTCGAGCTATTGATTACAAGTAATTCTTACGATACCTCGCAGTGGGATATTTTGTGATTTATTATCATCACGTTACAAATTCACACGGTATTCTGCAGGAACAATAATCCCCTTTTGACACGCGTCATACAATTTGGTAAGATTTGCCGTTTCGTAAGGGATATACTTTGTGTACGTGGGGAAACCATGGAGAATCATAATAACGGCGATCCAAAAATAAAGAGAGAAGTTCAGGAGCTTCTGCTGCTATTTGAAATCAGTCATACCCTGGACCGCAGCCTGGATCTGAGGGATGTCGTCGGTCCGGTCTTGGAGCTTATAGCCAAACATATGGGAATGTTGCGAGGGACTCTCACCCTGCTCAATCGACAATCCGGAGAAATCTTTATAGAGGCCGCACACGGTCTTTCTGAAAGCCAGAAAATCCGGGGGCGATACAGGCCTGGAGAAGGGGTAATCGGTCAAGTAGTAAAGACCGGAACCCCCGCGGTCGTTCCTCATATTTCTGACGAGCCACTCTTTCTGGATAGAACCGGAGCCCGCAAGGGAATGAAAAAAGAAGATATTTCATTTCTCTGCGTGCCCATCAAAATAGAAAACGAAGTTGTAGGCACCTTGAGCGCAGACCGTCTCTTCGATGCAGAAGTGGCACTGGAAGAAGATGTCAGGCTGCTTTCCATCATCGCCTCCATGATAGCCCAGGCAGTGCGTTTGCGGCAGTCCGCGCAGGAGGAACGCCATCGATTACTGGAAGAAAACGAACGCTTGCAACATGAATTGAAAGAACGGTTTCGCCCGTCGAATATCGTCGGGAACTCAAAAGCCATGCGCATGGTGTACGACCTCATGGCTCAGGTCTCCAAAAGCGACACAACAGTCCTGATTCGAGGAGAAAGCGGTACAGGCAAAGAACTCGTTGCCCATGCAATACATTTTAACAGTCTGCGCTCCACCAAACCTTTCATAAAGGTAAACTGCGGCGCGCTGCCGGAAAGCGTTGTGGAAAGCGAGCTGTTCGGTCACGAAAAAGGAGCGTTCACGGGCGCCATTGCCACGAGAAAAGGCCGATTTGAACTTGCTCACAGTGGGACCATCTTTCTCGACGAAATCGGAGATCTTTCTCCCACTACACAAATTAAATTGTTGCGCGTTCTCCAGGAAAAGGAATTCGAACGCGTCGGCGGCTCCGCCACTATCAAGGTGGATGTTCGCGTGATCACCGCAACCAACCGGGACCTGGAACAGCTCATAGCTGAAGGCCAGTTCCGCCAGGATCTCTACTATCGGTTGAATGTGTTTCCCATTCATGTTCCCCCCCTTCGGGAACGCAAAACAGACATTCCACTGCTTGCCGACCACTTTGTCGAGAAATACAGCAAAGCCAATCATAAGACCATCAGACGCATTTCCACGCCGGCAATCGATATGCTCATGAGCTATCACTGGCCGGGAAACGTGCGTGAGCTGGAAAACTGCATGGAACGGGCAGTTCTGCTCAGCAGCGATCACGTAATTCACGGACATCACCTGCCCCCGACACTCCAGACCGCGGAAGCCAGTGATACAATCCACAGCGGCACTCTCGATGGAACTCTTGAGAATATCGAGCGCGATCTGATCCTGGACGCGCTGAAAGCAGCACGCGGTAATAAGGCGAAAGCTGCCCGTGCGCTCGGCATAACGGAACGGATCATGGGATTGCGAGTCCGGAAGCACGGGATAAATCCGCGACGTTTTCGTACCTCTGCGTAGCGGTCACCCAGTTTCCCTACCAAATAGTAGCTTCTTCACCCTGTGCGTCGGTCAGCCGTATTTGATCGGCGCACTTCCTATGTATTATTTCAAGCACTTAGCTCTTCCACGACAACTTTTCATTTTTGGCATCTCTATTGCTCTTTGCCTCCCAAGACAAAGCTGCCGCTTCGAATGCTCTGATTAAGTTCCCCGTGAGCGCTCACCACATTCAGATCGGATACGCGACGGCTTAAGCACGCAAAGAATATTTGGAGGTGACTTGACATGAATCCCGCAGACAACGCATGGGTTTTGGTGGCATCCGCTCTGGTGCTTCTTATGACACCAGGTCTGGCCATGTTTTACGGTGGATTGACCAGATCCAAGAACGTGCTGTCCACCATGATGCACAGTTTTTTCCTGATGGGACTGGCTTCGATAATCTGGCTCTTCTACGGCTTCAGCTTGGCCTTCGGAACTGATATTGGCGGAGGAATATTGGGAAGCCTGCAATATTTCGCTCTTGAAGGAATAGGCGCGGAAGTCTGGCCCGATCAGACCATTACAGGATCGACGTTCATGATATTCCAGTGCATGTTCGCGGTAATCACTCCGGCTCTTATTTCCGGTGCTTTTGCAGAACGTATGAAGTTCAGTGCCTTCGCTGTTTTCATGCTTCTCTGGATTACCGTCGTGTATTGTCCTGTTGCCCACTGGGTGTGGGGTCCTGACGGATGGCTTCTTAAATTGGGTGCGCTGGATTTCGCCGGAGGCACCGTTGTCCACATCAATGCTGGAGTCGCAGGTCTAGCCTGCTGCATCGTCCTTGGGAAACGTAAAGGCTACGGCACCGTCCCCATGATTCCGCACAATCTTACCCTCACATTACTGGGAGCGGGTCTTCTCTGGTTCGGTTGGTTCGGTTTTAATGCAGGAAGTGCCCTGAAGGCAGACGGAACGGCCGCCATGGCTTTTGTAGTCACTCACATGGCCACTGCTGCAGCAGCCCTTTCCTGGGTCTTTGCAGAATGGATACTCAAAGGAAAACCGACCACGCTGGGTGTGGCATCAGGTGCGGTGGCAGGGCTCGTAGCAATTACCCCCGCTGCCGGCTACGTGGGCCCGGTCTCTTCGGTAATCATTGGAGCTGTTGCAGGTGTGGTGTGTTACCTGGCTGTTTTGGCCAAGGGTCCTCTGGGATATGACGATTCTCTCGACGTGGTTGGCGTACATGCGGTCGGCGGGATCTGGGGAGCGTTGGCTACCGGGCTCTTCGCATCCAAAGCGATCAATGCTGCGGGCAATGACGGCCTTTTCTTCGGGAATGCCGGACAATTGGGAACCCAGTTGCTGGCTGTCGGCGTAACCATCATCTATTCATTCGTGGTGAGCTTGATCATTCTTTACATCATTAAAGCTGTGATAGGACTGCGAGTTACCGAAGAAGAAGAAGTATCCGGCGTAGATCTTTCCGCCCATGGTGAGGCAGGCTACACCCTCTAATCCAGGGCTGCTTGAGGGAAACGCTCAATATATTCCGGTGACCCGATCGCGGGCCGGAGAGGGAAAAAGGGGACCAGAATGAAAAAAGTGGAAGTCATAATCAAACCGTTCAAACTGGATGACGTGAAAGAGGCTCTCAGCGCTATAGGCGTTCAGGGTATGACCGTGACCGAAGTCAAAGGGTTCGGACGTCAAAAAGGCCACAAGGAGATCTACCGAGGAGCCGAATATCTGGTGGATTTCCTCCCCAAAATCAAAATGGAAATGGTGGTTGCCACTGAAATGGTGGACCAGGTAATCGAAAAAGTAATTGCGGCTGCCCGCACCGGGACCATAGGAGACGGCAAGATCTTTGTAATGCCCGTGGAAACGGTTGTGCGAATCCGAACTGGCGAAAGAGATGCAGACGCAGTGTAACCATTTTGTTCAAGATGCAATGCAATCCGGGGGGCGTGTTTCTCAAGAGCACGCCCTGGAGCACGAATGAGACAGCGAGAGTGGCCGTACGAAAGTGTAACTTGGAACTCCCAAAACTTACATTTATGTAACTTTCTTGTACAGTCCCGAGTCAACATTCAGGGGTACTCATTTTAGATTCCCCCTTATTCCAGGTCATTACAAATACGATTGCACCAATTGGCCTGCTGGCATAATGCTTGCTTGGAGTCCCCGGAGACGTGAGGTCCATTTGAGACCTCTTGGTCTGGGGTGAAAGAAGTTTTCGGGGACAAGCCGGCACCCGTAACGTTCCCAAGCCCTGCACGAACTTGGAGGGAATGGAAAAACAAGATGGATGGTGCAAACACTGCTTTCGTTATGGCCTGTTCGGCGCTTGTCCTGGTGATGACTCCGGGTTTGGCGATCTTTTACGGAGGACTCACCAACTCGAAAAACGTTCTGTCAACGATGATGCACAGTTTTTTTCTCATGGGTTTGGCCTCGGTGGCATGGGTCGTGTATGTGTACAGTTTGTCCTTCGGACCGGATGTAGGCGGTGTGATCGGTAATCTCAGCCACTTCATGGGTGCGGGCGTGACCGCCGCCGTTAAGGAGGGCCTTACCATTCCTCATACCGTGTTCATGACGTTCCAGGGTATGTTCGCAATCATCACGCCCGCGCTGATTTCCGGTGCATTTGCCGAGCGCATGAAATTCAGTTCGTTTGTAGTATTCAGCTTGCTCTGGCTCACCTTTGTGTATGCTCCCATTTGTCACTGGGTGTGGGGCGAAGGATGGCTTCAGAAACTCGGAGTTCTGGATTTTGCCGGAGGGCTCGTGGTTCACTTGAACTGCGGTGTTGCCGCCTTGGTTGCGGCGATTGTGGTCGGCAAACGGAAGGGCTACGGCAGTCGAGCTTTCATTCCCCACAACTTGACTCTGACTCTGCTTGGAGTGGGATTGCTGTGGTTCGGATGGTTCGGATTCAATGCAGGAAGTCGTCTCGCAGCAGATGGAGTAGCGGGCAACGCGTTCTTGACCACGCATCTGGCTGCTGCAGCGGGGGCACTCTCGTGGGCATTCGCTGAATGGATTCTCAAGAATAAACCGACAACCCTGGGCGTCGCTTCAGGTGCGGTTGCAGGATTAGGTTCGATTACTCCGGCATCCGGCTTTGTCGGCATGGGATCCGCGTTGATTATCGGTCTTGTGGCTGGAGTGATCTGTTACATGGCCGTGCTTTCCAAAGAACGGCTGGGATATGACGATTCCCTGGACGTGGTGGGAATCCACGGTGTCGGAGGAGTTTGGGGAACGCTGGCCACAGGACTCTTTGCATCCAAGCTCATTAACGAATCCGGAAGTGACGGCCTGTTTTTCGGGAATCCGGGACTTTTCGTCACTCAATTCATCGGAGTAGCTGTTACGATCGCATATTCGTTCATAGTAACCCTCATTCTCCTGTATGTGGTAAAAGCTATCTTGGGGCTCCGCGTGACTCAAGAAGAAGAAGATGCCGGAGTGGATACGTCGGCACACGGAGAAGTCGGGTACAATTTCTAGCTTCTTCCGGCATTCGGCTTTCTCGATTTGCATGAGAAATTGGCTCGAACAATCCTGAAGCGTATTCGGAATCAGAAAGGGGGAATACATGAAGAAGATCGAAGTAATTATAAAACCGTTCAAGTTGGATGACGTAAAAGAAGCGCTGAGTTCTATCGGCGTGCAAGGCATGACGATAAGCGAAGTAAAAGGATTCGGGCGCCAGAAAGGCCATAAGGAGATCTACCGGGGAGCTGAATATCTGGTGGACTTTCTCCCGAAGATCAAAATGGAAATGGTCGTAAAATCCGAGATGGTCGATCAGGTGATCGAGAAAGTCATTGCCGCAGCTCGAACCGGTAGTATTGGAGATGGCAAGATTTTCGTAATACCCGTGGAAACCGTCGTTCGTATCCGAACCGGCGAACGGGATGAGGATGCACTGTAAGTATCGCAAGTTTTACCTTAATCGTTTAACTAATCCTGCTCCAGGAAAGGATAGGATCAAAGAGGCAAGTCTTCTCCCGGAGCATAGACCGATCCCGGTCTGACCCATTCTGTTCTCGGGCCGTGCGGGATTCACGTTCAGACTTCCTGGAATGCCAAGATTAGAAAGTCGATCAGACGGATAATCTTGAACCCGTCCTTTCCACATAAAGGACATACAACTTTACGTAACCATAAGGAGAGTGGCATGGAGCCCAAAGAGGTACTCGAGTTTGCAAAAGAAAACGGCGCGGTCATGGTTGACCTCAAGTTCATGGATTTCCCGGGAATGTGGCAGCATTTCAGTGTTCCGCTTCATGAACTGGAAGAAGACTCATTTGAGTCGGGTTTCGGCTTTGACGGTTCCTCGATTCGTGGTTGGCAGCCGATTCACGCTTCAGACATGTTAGTAATTCCGGATCCTGCGACTGCAATCATGGACCCGTTCATGGAGCACCCTACCCTGTCGCTGATCTGCAATATCGTCGATCCGGTCACCATGGAACGATATTCAAGAGATCCCAGGAACATAGCCCAGAAAGCCGAAGCTTATCTGAAATACACCAAAATCGGAGACACCGCATTTTTCGGGCCTGAAGCAGAGTTCTTCATTTTCGACGATGTGAGATATAGCTATTCGTCCAATACCAGTTTTCATTTCGTCGATTCCATCGAAGGTATCTGGAACACCGGTAGGGATGAGGGACCAAACCTCGGATACAAGCCTCGCCACAAGGAAGGCTATTTTCCTGTATCTCCTTCCGATTCCCTTCAGGACATCAGGACCGAGATGGTGTTAACCCTGGAAAAATTGGGAATCATTATCGAAGCACAGCATCACGAAGTCGCTACCGCAGGCCAGAGCGAAATCGACATGAAGTTCGCTCCGCTCGTAAAGATGGGCGACCAGCTCATGTGGTTCAAATACGTGCTGAAAAACGTTGCCAAACAGCACTGCAAAACCGTTACCTTCATGCCGAAACCGCTTTTTGAAGACAACGGTTCGGGAATGCATACGCACTTGAGCATTTGGAAAGACGGCAGTCCTCTCTTCGCAGGTGACAAGTACGCGGGACTTTCCCAAATGGCACTGTGGGCGATCGGCGGAATCCTGAAACACGCGCCTGCATTGTGCGGGATCTGCAATCCCACCACGAACTCATACAAGCGCCTCGTGCCCGGCTTCGAAGCACCCGTGAACCTGGCCTACTCTTCCAGGAACAGATCGGCATGCTGCCGTATTCCTATGTACAGTGCGTCTCCCAAAGCCAAAAGAATCGAGTACCGCACTCCGGATCCTTCATGCAACGGCTATCTTGCATTCAGCGCCCTCCTGATGGCAGCTCTGGATGGAATCGAAAACAAACTGGATCCGGGCCAGCCCCTGGATAAGGACATTTACGCCATGTCTCCCGAAGAATTGAAGGATGTTCCTTCTACTCCGGGCAGCCTGGAAGAAGCATTGAAAGCGCTTGAGGCAGATCACGAGTTCCTGCTCAAAGGCGACGTGTTCACTCAGGATGCAATAGACAAATGGCTTGAATACAAAATCGAATCCGAAGTGAACCCGGTGAGAACCAGACCTCATCCGTACGAGTTTGCTCTGTATTTCGATATTTAATACCATTTCGCAATTATGCATATAAGCTGGCTAAGGCTGAGGTGTTCCGAGCGGAGTGATTAGACGGCTTTGCGTCGTCCGGAGCGAAGGATATCTTCAGCCTGCCGGATTATGAGAAGAAAAGCGAATCGGTATAACAATCCCTGTCCGCCTGTAGAATCAGCATACGGCGGATTCGCAGTGAAAGACGCAAAAGCCGGGGAAACCCTTCTTTTTAGGAAGCGTTTCCCCGACCTTTTCTTTGCCTTCTCTCTCGCGGTGCGAGCCGGTTTTTCTGCAACCGATCAAGTATGATAGAATCTTTTTGTGATACGGATAAGATGAATCTCGTACTTTCTTTGCGGTCAAGAAAATAGAGAGGCGCTCATGAACACCGTGAGAATTGCTCAGGCACAGATTAATCCCACCCTCGGAGACTTGAACGGAAACGTGGACAAGATTGCGCGATGGATTGACAAAGCGCGTGAGGGAGGGGCTGACATCGTTACGTTTCCGGAGCTCGTTCTCTGTGGGTATCTCCCGGAAGATCTTCTTATCAGAGCGGGTTTTATCAAAGACAACTGGTCGGCGCTTCAGGATTTGATCCCTCGATGCCTGGGAATCTGCGCAATCGTAGGTTTTCCGCACCTCGAAGATAACAAAGTCTTCAATGCAGCCGCGGTTATATGTGACGGCAAATTGATGGGGATTTACAACAAGATCGAACTGCCGAATTATGGCGTTTTTGACGAAAAGCGGTATTTCCATCAGGGCTCAGGCTGCTTGATATTTTCTATGAACCAGATCCGCTTTTCCGTAACCATTTGCGAAGATTTGTGGATTCCCGATTCGATCACGGAATCCTGTGCCCGAAACAACAAGGCTCACGCAGTTCTTAGTATTTCCGCATCTCCCTTTCATGCAGGAAAACTGACTCTCAGACGATTCATCGTGGAGAGGTTCGCCAAAGCTACAAATACGACGGTTTTTTTCAACAATCTTCTTGGGGGGCAAGACGAGTTGGTCTTCGACGGCGGAGCAATGGTTGTCGGGCCGAAGGGTGAAGTCCTGGCTTCTTCACAAAGGTTCAAGGAAGACATGCTTGTGACGGACTTTCATGCAAGCGACGTTTCTCCGGAGCTGCCTTCATGGAATCTTAAGCTTCCCTTCATGGAACTTGAATCGGCCGTTCGAACTAACCGAATTCCCCTGGAGAATACTGTCGCCCCTCAATTTACCCGGGTGGAGGAGATCTATCAGGCCCTTATTCTCGGGACACGAGACTATGTCCGAAAGAATGGTTTCCAGAGGGTGGTAATCGGTTTGAGCGGCGGGATCGATTCCGCTCTGACCGCAGCCATAGCAGTGGACGCGCTGGGTCGAGACCGGGTTGTCGGCGTAACCATGCCTTCGCAGTATACTTCCGGTGAGACGTTTTCGGATGCCGCTGCGCTGGCTCGAAATCTCGAAATCGAGCTTATCACCGTTCCTGTTCGGGATATATTCGAATCGTATGTACATGCTCTTGCCGAGCCTTTCTGCGAAGGCCAACCCGGCGTGGAGTTTGAGAATATCCAGGCCCGGATCAGAGGGAATATCCTCATGGCTCTGTCCAATCGATTCGGTTGGCTCGTGCTTACCACAGGGAACAAAAGCGAGATTGCCGTTGGTTATTCCACGTTGTACGGAGATATGGCAGGAGGCTTTGCAGTCATCAAGGACGTTCCCAAAACCGTTGTGTACGATTTGGCCGAGTACATCAATGCGCAGGCAGGGTGCTCTCTCATCCCTCAGTCCATCATCGACCGCGCCCCGTCAGCGGAACTTCGACCGGATCAGAAGGATGAAGATTCCTTACCGCCATATTCAGTGTTGGACCCGATCCTCCAGGAATATATCGAACAGGATAAAGACCCTGAAGAGATAAATGACTACGATCCCGAAATTGTGTGGGAAATAGTCCGCATGGTGGACTGCAACGAGTACAAGCGCAGGCAGGCTCCACCGGGAGTCAAAATCACTCCCAAGGCATTTGGAAAAGACAGACGTCTTCCGATCACAAATCGGTATTTATCTTATAAGAGAAGCAGAGTGAGGAAGAAACCATGAAATATATGGTCATACAGCATATAGAATCCGAAGGCCCCGGTTCCCTGGGCGCATATCTCCAGGCACAGGGAGATACGCTTGATACTATACACGTATACAACGGCGATATTCTGCCTGCCGATGCGACCGGGTACAAGGCAGTGATTTCTCTGGGCGGTCCGATGAATGTCTACGAGGAGGAGAAATATCCGTTCCTTAAAGCGGAGACTGATTTCTTGCGAAATATCGTAGACGCGGGAACACCTGTCCTTGGAATTTGTCTTGGAGCCCAGATGATTGCCAAAGCGCAGGGAGCCGAAGTGTGCAAGTCTCCGAAAAAAGAGGTCGGTTGGTGCACTATCCGACTCACGGATCAGGGATTGAAGGATGCGTTTTTTCAGGGGCTTCCTTCAGTTCTTGAAGTTTTTCAGTGGCACGAGGACATGTTTCATATTCCCGAGAACGGGTTGCTCCTGGCACAATCTTCGGATTGCCCGCACCAGGCTTTTCGGTACAAGAACGCGTACGGATTGCAGTTTCACGTTGAAATCACAAGAGAAATGCTTTCGGACTGGTTTTCGGATTCACCAGAGCTGCAAACCATACTGACTCGTTTCGACCAGGTGAAATCGGAATTCTCGAAATGTGCAGAAAGCATATTTGATAATTTTGTTAGGAATGTGCGATAATGAGCTGACCTTTGTTGGGGAATGCTTGTGAAATATTCCGATATGACTTGCGAATTCTGCGATTACTTCGAACCCTGGGAATCCGAAGGCTCGTACCTTATCAGTAGCGGACAAGAACACGATTACAAGTCACGATGGACTCTTGAGTTGAACGGGTCCTGCAGACGTTTTCCTCCCGAAATCAGGCCGAGTTCGGATTCCTTCGAATTTCCGGGATACCCGATGTTCCCGGTTGTAAGCAAGAATTATTGGTGCGGCGAAGGCCGCTGGACTGACCCCGCAAATGGCGAACGCTACTACTGGGGCGACTGGGACGAATGATATCGAATGCGCTTTTTCATTCAGAGAGAGAAATCGGGGAGGAACTTCTTGTAAGAAGTTCCTCCCCGATTTCTCTCTCTGAATGAAATTCGCATCAGGCGTATTTTTCCAGCCAGCATATGAGGGCGACGATGGTCCATATTTGTCTGTTGTTGTCTTTCTTTCCTGTCAGGTGCTCGTGAAGAATTCTTCGGCATTCTTTTCTATCGAGCATCCCGCACTGTGCCAGCCTTTTCTCGGAAAACAGGTCTTCCAGAAATCCTCTTAGTTCCTTCTGAATCCAGAAAGGCAGCGGTGGCGTGAAGCCTTTCTTCTTCCCTTTTCGTATTTCCGGTGGCAGGAGTTTCCGCACCGCTCTCCGGAGAAGTCTTTTGGTCTGGAGCCCACGCGATTTGACATGCGGAGGCATGAGCGCGACCCGTTCCACTATTTCATGATCCAGCAGTGGAACCCTCGCTTCCAAGGAATTAGCCATAGTCATACGGTCGACTTTTGCGAGATTGTCATC
The sequence above is a segment of the Desulfomonile tiedjei DSM 6799 genome. Coding sequences within it:
- a CDS encoding ammonium transporter; translation: MDGANTAFVMACSALVLVMTPGLAIFYGGLTNSKNVLSTMMHSFFLMGLASVAWVVYVYSLSFGPDVGGVIGNLSHFMGAGVTAAVKEGLTIPHTVFMTFQGMFAIITPALISGAFAERMKFSSFVVFSLLWLTFVYAPICHWVWGEGWLQKLGVLDFAGGLVVHLNCGVAALVAAIVVGKRKGYGSRAFIPHNLTLTLLGVGLLWFGWFGFNAGSRLAADGVAGNAFLTTHLAAAAGALSWAFAEWILKNKPTTLGVASGAVAGLGSITPASGFVGMGSALIIGLVAGVICYMAVLSKERLGYDDSLDVVGIHGVGGVWGTLATGLFASKLINESGSDGLFFGNPGLFVTQFIGVAVTIAYSFIVTLILLYVVKAILGLRVTQEEEDAGVDTSAHGEVGYNF
- a CDS encoding P-II family nitrogen regulator — protein: MKKIEVIIKPFKLDDVKEALSSIGVQGMTISEVKGFGRQKGHKEIYRGAEYLVDFLPKIKMEMVVKSEMVDQVIEKVIAAARTGSIGDGKIFVIPVETVVRIRTGERDEDAL
- the glnA gene encoding type I glutamate--ammonia ligase yields the protein MEPKEVLEFAKENGAVMVDLKFMDFPGMWQHFSVPLHELEEDSFESGFGFDGSSIRGWQPIHASDMLVIPDPATAIMDPFMEHPTLSLICNIVDPVTMERYSRDPRNIAQKAEAYLKYTKIGDTAFFGPEAEFFIFDDVRYSYSSNTSFHFVDSIEGIWNTGRDEGPNLGYKPRHKEGYFPVSPSDSLQDIRTEMVLTLEKLGIIIEAQHHEVATAGQSEIDMKFAPLVKMGDQLMWFKYVLKNVAKQHCKTVTFMPKPLFEDNGSGMHTHLSIWKDGSPLFAGDKYAGLSQMALWAIGGILKHAPALCGICNPTTNSYKRLVPGFEAPVNLAYSSRNRSACCRIPMYSASPKAKRIEYRTPDPSCNGYLAFSALLMAALDGIENKLDPGQPLDKDIYAMSPEELKDVPSTPGSLEEALKALEADHEFLLKGDVFTQDAIDKWLEYKIESEVNPVRTRPHPYEFALYFDI
- a CDS encoding NAD+ synthase, translating into MNTVRIAQAQINPTLGDLNGNVDKIARWIDKAREGGADIVTFPELVLCGYLPEDLLIRAGFIKDNWSALQDLIPRCLGICAIVGFPHLEDNKVFNAAAVICDGKLMGIYNKIELPNYGVFDEKRYFHQGSGCLIFSMNQIRFSVTICEDLWIPDSITESCARNNKAHAVLSISASPFHAGKLTLRRFIVERFAKATNTTVFFNNLLGGQDELVFDGGAMVVGPKGEVLASSQRFKEDMLVTDFHASDVSPELPSWNLKLPFMELESAVRTNRIPLENTVAPQFTRVEEIYQALILGTRDYVRKNGFQRVVIGLSGGIDSALTAAIAVDALGRDRVVGVTMPSQYTSGETFSDAAALARNLEIELITVPVRDIFESYVHALAEPFCEGQPGVEFENIQARIRGNILMALSNRFGWLVLTTGNKSEIAVGYSTLYGDMAGGFAVIKDVPKTVVYDLAEYINAQAGCSLIPQSIIDRAPSAELRPDQKDEDSLPPYSVLDPILQEYIEQDKDPEEINDYDPEIVWEIVRMVDCNEYKRRQAPPGVKITPKAFGKDRRLPITNRYLSYKRSRVRKKP
- a CDS encoding type 1 glutamine amidotransferase, whose translation is MKYMVIQHIESEGPGSLGAYLQAQGDTLDTIHVYNGDILPADATGYKAVISLGGPMNVYEEEKYPFLKAETDFLRNIVDAGTPVLGICLGAQMIAKAQGAEVCKSPKKEVGWCTIRLTDQGLKDAFFQGLPSVLEVFQWHEDMFHIPENGLLLAQSSDCPHQAFRYKNAYGLQFHVEITREMLSDWFSDSPELQTILTRFDQVKSEFSKCAESIFDNFVRNVR